One window of Dermacentor andersoni chromosome 7, qqDerAnde1_hic_scaffold, whole genome shotgun sequence genomic DNA carries:
- the LOC129386020 gene encoding uncharacterized protein: MAFTANLPVFLEVPGPPLIPWYRWKKIFQAHLEAAGGGDWTDARRASALVSALGREGQRKYFADEEQEAARQLTGAASPSSEAARQSTGAASTSSDAVPPASEFPRLLERLDRLFAASTNVLAERHEFTSRKQFDGEGFLEFVTALKEKAVQCNFGTTYGERVRDQIIHGVANVSVREKLLAHGETLTLDKAEEIGRSLEALHRANRAFGSEEIQRIEAAQLGAPSTSQDGRRSPGGHDDGRLLLGSRQDGRRSAGGHEDGRLLPRSRQDGRRLPRSRPDDRHFPRGSSGTRNEAQDAKDPNFEHSSCDRCGSTKHVATYRNCPARNRRCNACHTLGHFASVCRKTRTVQHVSSAETRSSSTSAGQPSASVLTVSTLEAKRDLQVPVVVNDVAMRLLVDTGASVSLMTAEDFEKHFGRQHRLSKAAVDLRNFSKQRIDIQGLFQATVQFLQRSCSVTFHVTSTGTSLLGLDAIQRLGIQIDGTSLTCCLATLPPVQSPTGYPWLSVTR; the protein is encoded by the exons atggcttttactgcgaaccttcccgtttttcttgaagtgcccggcccaccgttaatcccttggtatcgctggaaaaaaatttttcaggcccacctcgaagcggccggcggtggcgactggacggacgcgcgacgagcgtccgcgctcgtcagcgctctcgggcgcgagggacaacggaagtacttcgcagacgaggagcaggaagcagcaaggcagttaaccggcgcagcgtcaccgtcaagtgaagcagcaaggcagtcgaccggcgcagcgtcaacgtcaagtgatgcggtcccgccagcgtcagagtttccgagactcttggagcggcttgaccggctgttcgccgcgtcaacaaatgtcctggcggaacggcacgaattcaccagtcggaagcagttcgacggagaaggattcctggaattcgtgaccgcattgaaggagaaggcggtacaatgcaacttcggcacaacctatggcgagcgcgtccgagaccaaatcatacatggggtagcgaacgtcagcgttcgcgaaaagttgttGGCTCACGGCGAAACCCTGACCTTGGACAAGGCAgaggaaattggacgctcgttagaagccctacatcgagcgaaccgcgcgttcggctcggAGGAAATACAAAGAATTGAGGCAGCTCAACTTGGCGCTCCATCGacgagccaagatggccgacgtagtccgggaggccatgacgatggccgacttcttctgggaagccgccaagatggccgacgtagtgcaggaggccatgaagatggcagacttcttccgaggagccgccaagatggccgccgTCTTCCAAGAAGCCGCCCAGATGATCGACATTTTCCGCGAGGCTCCTCCGGGACCCGCAATGAAGCACAGGATGCGAAGGACCCTAATTTCGAGCATAGttcatgcgaccggtgtggcagtACGAAGCAtgttgcaacgtacaggaattgccccgcaaggaaccggcggtgcaacgcctgccacacgttgggtcattttgcatcagtatgccgaaaaacccgtactgtccagcacgtctcttccgcagagacgcggtcttcgtcaacttccgcaggacagccgtccgcgtctgtcttgacggtgagcaccTTGGAAGCTAAAAGGGATTTACAAGTCCCGGTCGTAGTTAACGACGTCGCCATGCGGCTGCTCGTGGACACAGgcgcgtctgtctcattgatgacggccgaggattttgaaaagcactttggtcgacagcacagactgtcaaaagcagcagtggacttgaggaatttctccaagcaacgcatcgacattcaaggccttttccaagccactgtccagtttcttCAAAGGTCGTGCTCAGTCACGTTCCATGTAACGTccacaggaacatcactgctgggtcttgacgccatccagcgcttggggatacaaatcgacggtacttcgctgacatgctgcctggctacgcttcctccagtacagagccccacag gctacccctggctctccgtgaccaggtga